The DNA window ACTATCGCGCAGTTGTTCCAATATCGTCGTTTTGTCCATTTGGGTTTTACTTCGTATAATTTAGGTGTAAGTGTAATCATTACACTTACAGTCCTACTTTTTTATAACGATTTGTTTCATAACTAAATTAGTGTGTTAGTGTAATCATTACACTTACATAGACGGTATCTAAATAAATACCTAATTTAGTTATATATTCCCGTGTAAGTGTAATCATTACGCTTACATCGTGAACATAGTTTAGAAGTTAATAACGTCATAGTCAAGAGGTTCTGAAGTAAATGACTTCAAACGAGAGAATAAAACTATTTAGAAACAGTTTAAACCTTTCACAACAAAAGTTTGCGGATAGTCTAAACATCAGTAGGGGCTATTTAAATGATATTGAGCGAGGAAGACAAGAGCCATCTTTTAATTTTATAAAGTGTCTAAATGAAGTTTATAACGTCAATTTAAACTGGTTGTTAAAAGGTCATGGTGAAATGTATGAAGAAATACAAACACCAAAGAAAACCCAAGCCATAATCGAAATGATAGAAAGCCTAAACGACAGCCAAAAGCAAAAAATTTACGCTGTTATTGAGGATGAAAAGCGATTTAACGAAATGGAAAAACGAGTAAATCAGTTAAATCAGTTAATAGGCACAATGAAAACCGCTTAATTTTTATTTAAAAGAGGATAATTTTATGTTTTATACAGTCATTCTTGAACCAGATGAAGATGGTGTATGGGTTGCTGAATGCCTTGAGCTGTTGGGTTGTTTTAGCCAAGGGAAAACTCAAGAGGAGGCTTTAAACAATATTAAGGATGCAATTAAGTTATATCTTGAAGTTAAACAAGAATTGAATATGCATAGCCAGCGTAAAGTTTGCCAAGTTGAGGTAGCCTAATGCCCCCTGTTCCTGCATTGAGTGCTTTAGAAGTTATTCGTAAATTTCAGCGGTTAGGATGGGTTATCAGACGACAAACAGGTAGCCATATCATGATGAATAAGGTAGGACACCCTGCTTTATTAGTTGTTCCTAATCATCCTGAAGTTGCTCGGGGGACA is part of the Beggiatoa alba B18LD genome and encodes:
- a CDS encoding helix-turn-helix domain-containing protein; amino-acid sequence: MTSNERIKLFRNSLNLSQQKFADSLNISRGYLNDIERGRQEPSFNFIKCLNEVYNVNLNWLLKGHGEMYEEIQTPKKTQAIIEMIESLNDSQKQKIYAVIEDEKRFNEMEKRVNQLNQLIGTMKTA
- a CDS encoding type II toxin-antitoxin system HicB family antitoxin — encoded protein: MFYTVILEPDEDGVWVAECLELLGCFSQGKTQEEALNNIKDAIKLYLEVKQELNMHSQRKVCQVEVA
- a CDS encoding type II toxin-antitoxin system HicA family toxin, whose amino-acid sequence is MPPVPALSALEVIRKFQRLGWVIRRQTGSHIMMNKVGHPALLVVPNHPEVARGTLRGLIRVAGLTVEEFIKA